In the genome of Fusobacterium necrogenes, one region contains:
- a CDS encoding Cof-type HAD-IIB family hydrolase, translated as MSYKIIFTDLDDTLLNSEKKISHIDKEAILKAQEVGVKFVLASGRPTFAMYDLAKELELEKYESFILSFNGSIITECRNGKNIFEASLTKDDLHLIYDFAKENNCHILTYLDNEIVSETESEYIDVEVNLTKMPHKVVKSFKETVDRPAVKCMLLEEPSYLKEVKKRLKEKYGDKYSIAISKPFFLEITKLGVDKGVALKNLVETLGMKIEESIAVGDSYNDLPMLKAAGLAACVENANEDIKKVCSFISKSNDEGGMAYLIEKLIFDK; from the coding sequence TTGTCTTATAAAATTATTTTTACAGATTTAGATGATACTCTTTTAAATTCTGAGAAAAAAATATCTCATATAGACAAAGAGGCTATATTAAAGGCTCAAGAAGTAGGAGTGAAATTTGTATTAGCTTCTGGCAGACCTACTTTTGCAATGTATGATTTGGCTAAAGAGTTAGAGCTTGAAAAGTATGAAAGCTTTATTTTGTCATTTAATGGGTCGATAATCACAGAGTGTAGAAATGGAAAAAATATTTTTGAAGCTAGTCTTACAAAAGATGATCTACACCTAATTTATGATTTTGCAAAAGAAAATAATTGTCACATTCTTACATATTTAGATAATGAGATTGTTTCTGAAACTGAAAGTGAGTATATAGATGTAGAGGTAAACTTAACAAAGATGCCACATAAAGTTGTTAAAAGTTTTAAAGAAACTGTTGATAGACCAGCTGTAAAATGTATGCTTCTAGAAGAACCGAGTTATTTAAAAGAGGTAAAGAAAAGATTAAAAGAAAAGTATGGAGATAAATATAGTATAGCTATTTCTAAACCTTTTTTCTTGGAGATTACAAAGCTTGGAGTGGATAAAGGAGTTGCACTAAAGAACTTAGTAGAAACTCTTGGTATGAAAATAGAAGAGAGTATAGCTGTGGGGGATTCATATAATGACTTACCTATGTTAAAAGCTGCTGGACTAGCTGCTTGTGTTGAAAATGCCAATGAGGATATCAAAAAAGTTTGCTCTTTCATATCTAAATCCAATGATGAGGGTGGAATGGCTTATTTAATTGAAAAACTGATTTTTGATAAATAA
- a CDS encoding type IV pilus twitching motility protein PilT, with amino-acid sequence MLFEELLATAREQRASDIHLVYGELPTFRVNGKLLKIGNEIVCKRFLSLIVDLILTERERNIFYQERELDCSFEDTKGFRYRGNFHWERTNIAVSIRLIEDMSKTMEELGLPEVLKQLIKYKKGLILITGPSGSGKSTTLASMIEELNNTKTLNIITLEDPIEYLFKSKKSLIRQREIGKDTHSFAQGLKSVLRQDPDVIMVGELRDRESISAALTASETGHLVLATLHTNSASESICRITDVFPAEEQNEIRVQLASTLKGVISQKLLTTKDGKRRGAYEVLISIPAVSNLILSNKLNQIDSVIESNKKIGMVLMRNYLEELYSKGIISEQEYRDNLK; translated from the coding sequence ATGTTATTTGAAGAACTTTTAGCAACAGCTAGGGAACAAAGAGCATCAGATATACACTTAGTATATGGGGAATTACCGACCTTTAGAGTAAATGGAAAACTTCTTAAAATAGGAAATGAAATTGTATGTAAAAGATTTTTATCTCTTATAGTAGATTTAATCCTAACTGAAAGAGAAAGAAATATCTTTTATCAAGAAAGAGAATTAGATTGTAGTTTTGAAGATACGAAGGGCTTTAGATACAGGGGAAATTTCCACTGGGAAAGGACAAATATAGCAGTATCTATTAGACTTATAGAAGATATGAGTAAAACAATGGAAGAATTAGGCCTACCTGAAGTATTAAAACAATTAATTAAATATAAAAAAGGACTCATACTAATAACAGGTCCTAGTGGGAGTGGTAAAAGTACAACCTTAGCTTCTATGATAGAAGAATTAAATAACACTAAAACTCTCAATATTATAACATTGGAGGATCCTATTGAATATCTTTTTAAAAGTAAGAAATCACTTATAAGGCAAAGAGAAATAGGAAAAGATACCCATTCTTTTGCTCAAGGATTAAAAAGTGTACTAAGACAAGATCCAGATGTAATAATGGTAGGAGAACTAAGAGATAGAGAGAGTATCTCAGCTGCTCTTACAGCAAGTGAAACAGGACATTTGGTCCTTGCTACTTTGCATACCAATAGTGCAAGTGAAAGTATATGCAGAATAACTGATGTTTTCCCAGCTGAAGAACAAAATGAAATAAGAGTTCAGCTAGCTTCTACACTAAAAGGAGTAATAAGTCAAAAGCTCTTGACTACAAAAGATGGAAAAAGAAGAGGAGCTTATGAAGTTCTCATATCTATACCTGCAGTTTCAAATCTAATTCTAAGTAACAAACTTAATCAAATAGATAGTGTAATAGAAAGTAACAAAAAAATAGGAATGGTTTTAATGAGAAACTATTTGGAAGAGCTATATTCTAAGGGAATAATTTCAGAACAGGAATATAGAGATAATTTAAAATAA
- a CDS encoding coproporphyrinogen III oxidase, producing the protein MIINSNFQINHRSIEEFARVMVPEALDKNLNIIVENKAENIVIKLQIDEKLESFSYPNQNGKFEDQEITMVKILLLKFYNKNYSWGGLMGVRPTKVVRRFLSLGYSYNDIYKIMQEFLLVSKEKVDLLIKVVKKELEFLDRKHINLYIGIPFCPTKCKYCSFASYEIGGGVGKYYKDFVKTLLEEIKITGEFLKNENFKVSSIYIGGGTPSILTEKDLENILNSVVEYIDMSDVREFTFEAGREDTLTDKKLEIAKKYGVDRISLNPQTFKEETLRKVNRKFDRENFEKYFIKAKKLGFIVNMDIIVGLPDETTEDVLATLNELEKFDIENLTIHTLAFKRASNLFKENQERVELNGKLITAAIKKLVKKKNIHPYYLYRQKNIMEWGENIGYSKLGCESVFNIEMIEENQPTMGLGGGAITKIVIPENEYRDYIERYVNPKDPALYIKEMRERMEAKKNLFLKLKK; encoded by the coding sequence GTGATAATAAATTCAAATTTTCAAATAAATCATAGAAGCATAGAAGAGTTTGCAAGAGTTATGGTACCAGAAGCTTTAGATAAAAATTTGAATATCATAGTAGAAAATAAAGCTGAAAATATAGTAATTAAATTGCAGATAGATGAAAAACTTGAATCTTTTAGCTATCCAAATCAAAATGGAAAATTTGAGGATCAAGAGATAACAATGGTTAAAATATTGCTACTGAAATTTTATAATAAAAACTATTCCTGGGGAGGTCTTATGGGAGTAAGGCCGACTAAGGTTGTAAGAAGATTTTTATCTCTAGGTTATTCATACAATGATATATATAAGATCATGCAGGAATTTCTATTAGTAAGCAAGGAAAAGGTAGATTTGCTTATCAAAGTAGTAAAAAAAGAGTTAGAATTCTTAGACAGAAAGCATATCAACCTTTACATAGGAATCCCCTTTTGTCCAACAAAGTGTAAATATTGCTCTTTTGCTTCATATGAAATAGGAGGCGGAGTAGGAAAATACTATAAAGATTTCGTAAAGACTCTATTAGAAGAGATAAAAATTACTGGAGAATTTTTAAAAAATGAAAATTTTAAAGTCTCTTCCATATATATTGGAGGAGGGACACCAAGTATACTTACTGAAAAAGATTTAGAAAATATCTTGAACTCTGTAGTTGAGTATATAGATATGAGTGATGTAAGAGAATTTACATTTGAGGCTGGTAGAGAAGATACTCTAACTGATAAAAAATTAGAAATAGCAAAAAAATATGGTGTAGATAGAATAAGTTTAAATCCTCAAACCTTTAAAGAAGAAACTCTTAGAAAGGTAAATAGAAAGTTTGATAGAGAGAATTTTGAAAAATATTTTATAAAAGCTAAAAAATTGGGATTTATTGTAAATATGGATATTATTGTAGGACTTCCTGATGAAACTACAGAAGATGTACTAGCTACATTAAATGAGTTAGAAAAGTTTGATATAGAAAACTTAACTATACACACTCTAGCTTTTAAGAGAGCTTCTAATTTATTTAAGGAGAATCAAGAAAGAGTGGAGTTGAACGGAAAACTCATTACAGCTGCTATAAAAAAACTTGTAAAGAAAAAAAATATCCATCCTTATTATTTATATAGACAAAAAAATATTATGGAGTGGGGAGAAAATATTGGCTATTCAAAACTTGGTTGTGAATCAGTTTTTAACATAGAGATGATAGAGGAAAATCAACCTACTATGGGATTAGGTGGTGGAGCTATCACTAAAATTGTAATACCTGAAAATGAGTATAGAGATTATATCGAAAGATATGTTAATCCTAAAGATCCCGCTTTATATATTAAAGAGATGCGTGAAAGAATGGAAGCTAAAAAAAATTTATTTTTAAAGTTAAAAAAATAA
- a CDS encoding ComEA family DNA-binding protein, with translation MKKFLNILFAIFLNFGIACGNSFENNESFDIIMSDNVLDENSKYLDINTASKEEMSNFGVTTRLAGLIVEYREQTGGFKNLNELKRIKGIGQATFDKLRKKLMIKSKIEKKPLYINEANDVLLGYYGFDKKEIKNIRKYLNKNSRINSNLDLMKVLSEKNYRKYKSIVRYDKF, from the coding sequence ATGAAAAAATTTTTAAATATTTTATTTGCCATTTTTTTAAATTTTGGAATAGCTTGTGGAAATTCTTTTGAAAATAATGAGAGTTTTGATATAATAATGAGTGATAATGTTTTAGACGAAAATAGTAAGTACTTAGATATAAATACTGCCTCTAAAGAGGAGATGTCTAACTTTGGAGTAACAACAAGGTTAGCAGGACTCATTGTAGAGTATAGAGAACAGACAGGGGGATTTAAAAATCTCAATGAATTAAAAAGAATAAAAGGAATAGGACAAGCTACCTTTGATAAACTAAGAAAAAAACTTATGATAAAGAGCAAGATAGAAAAAAAACCTCTATATATAAATGAAGCTAATGATGTACTTTTAGGATACTATGGCTTTGATAAAAAAGAGATAAAAAATATTAGAAAATATCTAAATAAAAATTCTAGAATTAATAGTAATTTAGACTTAATGAAAGTATTAAGTGAAAAAAATTATAGAAAATATAAATCAATTGTTAGATATGATAAATTTTAG
- the hslO gene encoding Hsp33 family molecular chaperone HslO — MGKLIRGVSKNARFFVVDTTDIVQKAQDIHKCSPTAIDAFGRLLTAGVIMGSTLKGNDVLTLRTDTNGLLNNMVVTADTNGVKGYLSNPSADVPLKDNGKSDVGGLVGKGILKVIKDMGLKEPYVGLSEMNSGEIAQDLAYYFYNSEQTPTVIALGVKLKDENTVEYAGGYMIQLLPGVEDEFITALEQKIEAIRPMTELMAGGMDIKRIAKLLYEDMSDETYEKLVEPYEILEEKDVKYSCNCSSDKFYRGLITLGKEQLKDIFSKEKELEAECHFCGKKYKFKEEDFAEILK, encoded by the coding sequence ATGGGAAAACTAATACGAGGAGTCAGCAAAAATGCTAGATTTTTTGTTGTAGATACAACAGATATAGTTCAAAAAGCACAAGATATTCATAAATGTAGCCCAACAGCTATTGACGCCTTTGGAAGATTGCTTACAGCTGGAGTAATAATGGGAAGTACACTAAAAGGAAATGATGTACTAACTCTTAGAACAGATACAAATGGATTGTTAAATAATATGGTAGTAACTGCTGATACTAATGGAGTAAAAGGGTATCTATCAAATCCAAGTGCTGATGTACCTTTAAAAGATAATGGGAAATCAGATGTAGGAGGATTAGTTGGAAAAGGTATCCTTAAAGTGATCAAAGATATGGGATTAAAAGAACCATATGTAGGATTATCAGAGATGAATTCTGGAGAGATAGCTCAAGATTTAGCTTATTATTTTTATAACTCTGAGCAAACTCCAACTGTAATAGCATTGGGAGTAAAGTTAAAAGATGAAAATACAGTAGAATATGCTGGTGGATATATGATACAACTTCTTCCAGGAGTAGAAGATGAGTTTATAACAGCTTTAGAGCAAAAAATAGAAGCTATTAGACCTATGACAGAACTTATGGCTGGTGGAATGGATATAAAGAGAATAGCAAAGCTTTTATATGAGGATATGAGCGATGAAACTTATGAAAAATTAGTAGAACCATATGAAATATTAGAAGAAAAAGATGTAAAATATAGCTGTAATTGCTCAAGTGATAAATTTTATAGAGGACTTATAACTTTAGGAAAAGAACAATTAAAGGATATATTTAGCAAAGAGAAAGAGTTAGAAGCAGAGTGCCACTTCTGTGGAAAAAAATATAAATTTAAAGAGGAAGATTTTGCTGAAATTTTAAAATAA
- the catA gene encoding type A chloramphenicol O-acetyltransferase has product MKFNYIDVENWKRKSHYKHYLDDIPCTYSMTTKLDVTKIVTEQKKIYPTMLYHITKIVNRYEEFRIALDSEGRVGYFDEMLPCYTVFHKESETFSNIWTEYSEDYEMFCKNYREDIEKYGKNLEMEGKPNTPINSFPISMIPWESFEGFNLNLQKGYGYLLPIFTLGKYYRDGEKYLMPIAIQVHHSVCDGFHLCRFLDSLRKSLGE; this is encoded by the coding sequence ATGAAATTTAACTATATAGATGTAGAGAATTGGAAGAGAAAATCTCACTATAAACATTATTTAGATGATATTCCTTGTACTTATAGTATGACAACTAAATTAGATGTTACTAAGATAGTGACAGAGCAAAAAAAGATATATCCAACAATGCTTTACCATATAACAAAAATAGTAAATAGGTACGAAGAGTTTAGAATCGCATTAGATAGCGAAGGAAGAGTGGGATATTTTGATGAGATGTTGCCTTGCTATACAGTTTTTCATAAAGAGAGTGAAACTTTTTCAAATATTTGGACTGAATACTCTGAAGATTATGAGATGTTTTGTAAAAATTATAGAGAGGATATTGAAAAGTATGGGAAAAATTTGGAGATGGAAGGGAAACCAAATACTCCTATAAATAGTTTTCCTATTTCAATGATACCTTGGGAAAGTTTTGAAGGATTTAATCTCAATCTACAAAAAGGGTATGGATATTTACTTCCAATTTTTACTCTTGGAAAATATTATAGAGATGGAGAAAAATATTTAATGCCAATAGCTATACAGGTACATCATTCTGTTTGTGATGGATTTCATCTTTGTAGATTTTTAGATAGTTTAAGAAAATCATTAGGAGAGTAG
- a CDS encoding TatD family hydrolase, whose protein sequence is MKLIDSHAHLDNEQFDEDRAEVLERIKKNLEFAVNIGYDIESSRRSVKYANEHDFIYAVVGVHPIDIEGYSDEVEKELEELARDKKVLAIGEIGLDYHWMTQPKEVQQKFFRRQMELARRVGKPVVIHSRDAMEDTLTILKEFPDVGGIFHCYPGSVESAKEVIDRYYLGIGGVLTFKNAKTLVKVVENISLDKLILETDCPYMAPTPHRGKRNEPMYVQYVAEKIAQIKGISVEEVAKATNENTKKAYKMV, encoded by the coding sequence ATGAAGTTGATAGATTCACATGCTCACTTAGACAATGAACAATTTGATGAGGATAGAGCAGAGGTTTTAGAGAGAATAAAAAAGAATTTAGAGTTTGCTGTAAATATTGGATATGATATAGAGAGTAGTAGAAGAAGTGTAAAATATGCTAATGAACATGATTTTATCTATGCAGTAGTTGGAGTACATCCTATTGATATAGAGGGGTATTCTGATGAGGTAGAAAAAGAGTTAGAAGAGTTGGCTCGTGATAAAAAAGTTCTAGCAATAGGAGAGATAGGACTAGATTATCACTGGATGACTCAACCTAAAGAGGTACAACAAAAGTTTTTTAGAAGACAGATGGAATTAGCTAGACGTGTAGGAAAACCTGTTGTAATACACTCTAGAGATGCTATGGAAGATACTTTAACTATTTTAAAAGAGTTTCCAGATGTGGGAGGAATATTCCACTGTTATCCCGGTTCGGTAGAATCTGCTAAAGAGGTAATAGATAGATATTATCTTGGAATAGGTGGAGTACTTACTTTTAAAAATGCTAAAACTTTAGTTAAAGTTGTAGAAAATATTTCACTAGATAAATTGATATTAGAAACTGATTGTCCATATATGGCTCCTACTCCTCATAGAGGAAAGAGAAATGAGCCTATGTATGTTCAATATGTAGCTGAAAAAATTGCACAGATAAAGGGAATTTCTGTAGAAGAGGTAGCTAAAGCTACTAATGAAAATACTAAAAAAGCTTATAAAATGGTATAA
- a CDS encoding putative RNA methyltransferase: MIICPVCKKDLIRNEKTYGCKNNHSFDMGKQGYLNLLLSNQKHSKTPGDDKEMILSRKRFLEKDYYKIISDRVNSLILENLGDKKSVNILDIGCGEGYYTGNIKKFLENLGVESNIIGIDISKEAIISAAKTYKNIDWLVASAMNIPLANESMDFVICMFAKIVPEEKMRVLKNSGKLIVVSTGEKHLIELKEVVYENVRTEFYSPVKDLKIFKHCKTINCTGKSFIAENESIRNLFDMTPYKWKSPKDGIEKLFSLDSLEITIDVNIDIFEKE, from the coding sequence ATGATAATTTGTCCTGTTTGTAAAAAAGATTTAATTAGAAATGAAAAAACTTATGGATGTAAAAATAATCATTCTTTTGATATGGGAAAACAAGGTTATCTAAATTTATTACTTTCTAATCAGAAACACAGCAAGACTCCTGGGGATGATAAGGAGATGATACTTAGTAGAAAGAGATTTTTAGAAAAGGATTACTATAAAATAATATCTGATAGAGTAAACTCTCTTATCCTTGAAAATCTAGGAGATAAAAAAAGTGTGAATATTTTAGATATTGGTTGTGGTGAAGGATATTATACAGGGAACATTAAAAAATTTTTAGAAAATCTAGGAGTAGAGAGTAATATAATAGGGATAGATATCTCTAAGGAAGCTATTATAAGTGCAGCTAAAACATATAAAAATATAGATTGGTTAGTGGCTAGTGCTATGAATATTCCATTAGCTAATGAGAGCATGGACTTTGTAATATGTATGTTTGCTAAAATTGTTCCAGAAGAGAAGATGAGAGTTTTAAAAAATAGTGGAAAGTTGATAGTAGTTTCTACTGGAGAAAAACATCTAATAGAATTAAAAGAGGTGGTCTATGAAAATGTGAGAACTGAGTTCTACTCTCCAGTTAAAGATTTAAAAATATTTAAACATTGTAAAACTATCAACTGTACAGGAAAATCTTTTATTGCTGAAAATGAGAGTATAAGAAATCTTTTTGATATGACACCATATAAATGGAAAAGTCCAAAAGATGGAATAGAGAAATTATTTTCTTTAGATAGTTTAGAGATTACTATTGATGTAAATATAGATATATTTGAAAAGGAATAA
- the acpS gene encoding holo-ACP synthase translates to MIRGIGNDIVEIARIEKAIKNESFKKRVYTENEIELLEKKGAVKVASYAGRFSAKEAISKAMGTGVRGFNLIDIEILNDKFGKPLVVFKNELKEKMKNKKIELSISHSKEYATAVALILEKEKNDK, encoded by the coding sequence ATGATACGAGGAATAGGAAATGATATTGTCGAAATAGCTAGAATAGAAAAAGCTATAAAAAATGAAAGCTTTAAAAAAAGAGTTTATACTGAAAATGAAATAGAACTTTTAGAAAAAAAAGGAGCTGTTAAAGTAGCTAGCTATGCTGGAAGATTTTCAGCTAAAGAAGCTATATCAAAAGCTATGGGAACAGGAGTAAGAGGATTTAATCTTATAGATATAGAGATACTAAATGACAAATTTGGAAAACCATTAGTAGTTTTTAAAAATGAATTGAAGGAAAAGATGAAAAATAAAAAAATAGAACTTTCTATTTCTCACTCAAAAGAATATGCTACAGCTGTAGCATTAATTTTAGAAAAGGAGAAAAATGATAAGTAA
- a CDS encoding NADH-quinone oxidoreductase subunit NuoE family protein, with protein MISKEFYKELEEFIENLPDKKDDVKILNFVVEKLDSIPKEVQKFIANKTGILEISIENTINFYPKFRNKVSDLKEVIICTGMICGQMNGHKIYKELMEMLEVDSNGISKNRKIILLTKRCLGRCKKAPNISIDGEIYSLVNLKNIKKILGL; from the coding sequence ATGATAAGTAAGGAGTTTTATAAAGAGTTAGAAGAGTTTATTGAAAATCTTCCAGATAAAAAAGATGATGTAAAAATACTTAATTTTGTAGTAGAAAAACTTGACTCTATCCCAAAAGAGGTACAAAAATTTATAGCGAATAAAACAGGGATTTTAGAAATTAGTATTGAAAATACTATAAATTTTTACCCTAAATTTCGAAACAAAGTAAGTGATTTAAAAGAAGTTATTATCTGTACTGGAATGATTTGTGGACAGATGAATGGACATAAGATATATAAAGAACTTATGGAAATGTTAGAAGTAGATAGTAATGGAATTTCTAAAAATAGAAAAATCATACTTTTAACAAAAAGATGTCTTGGGAGATGTAAAAAAGCACCAAATATCTCCATAGATGGAGAGATATACAGTTTGGTCAATTTAAAAAATATAAAGAAAATATTAGGATTATAG
- the prfB gene encoding peptide chain release factor 2 (programmed frameshift), which produces MDILDIKREFFEYKKKIENIRGSLDLAKRENKIAELEKKTMEDNFWNDKRTSSAIIKEMNAEKELVTEFKNLVAELENEEVLIEFVEHGETDFQEELEEKHLILGKDVEHFDTRLLLDGDYDSNNAIVTIHSGAGGTEACDWADMLYRMYSRWCSDKKYKISEMDFMPGDSVGIKSITFMVEGINAFGYLKSEKGVHRLVRISPFDANKKRHTSFASVEVVPEVDDSIEVNIDPSDIRIDTYRASGAGGQHVNMTDSAVRITHFPTGIVVTCQRERSQLSNRETAMKLLKSKLIELEMKKKEEKLKKLQGEQSDIGWGNQIRSYVFQPYTLVKDHRTNCDSGNIKAVMDGDIDIFINGYLRWNKNR; this is translated from the exons TTGGATATACTAGATATAAAAAGAGAATTTTTTGAATACAAAAAAAAGATAGAAAATATTAGGGGGTCTCTT GACTTAGCAAAAAGAGAAAATAAAATAGCAGAACTTGAGAAAAAAACTATGGAAGATAACTTCTGGAACGATAAGAGAACAAGTTCAGCTATAATAAAAGAGATGAACGCAGAAAAAGAACTAGTAACTGAGTTTAAAAACTTAGTGGCAGAGCTTGAAAATGAAGAGGTACTAATAGAGTTTGTAGAACATGGAGAAACTGATTTCCAAGAGGAACTAGAAGAGAAACATCTTATCTTAGGAAAAGATGTAGAGCATTTTGATACTAGACTTCTATTAGATGGAGATTATGATTCAAATAATGCAATAGTTACTATACATTCTGGAGCTGGTGGTACAGAGGCTTGTGACTGGGCTGATATGCTATATAGAATGTATTCAAGATGGTGTAGTGATAAAAAGTATAAAATTAGTGAGATGGATTTTATGCCTGGAGATAGTGTGGGTATAAAATCGATAACTTTTATGGTAGAAGGAATAAATGCCTTTGGATATCTAAAGAGTGAAAAAGGAGTACATAGACTTGTAAGAATATCTCCTTTTGATGCTAATAAGAAAAGACACACTTCTTTTGCTTCTGTTGAGGTAGTACCAGAAGTAGATGATAGTATTGAAGTAAATATCGATCCATCAGATATTAGAATAGATACATATAGAGCTAGTGGAGCAGGTGGACAACACGTAAATATGACTGACTCAGCTGTTAGAATTACACATTTTCCAACAGGAATAGTAGTAACTTGTCAAAGAGAAAGATCTCAACTAAGTAATAGAGAAACTGCTATGAAACTTTTAAAATCTAAGCTAATAGAATTAGAGATGAAAAAGAAAGAGGAAAAACTTAAAAAACTGCAAGGAGAGCAAAGTGATATAGGGTGGGGAAATCAAATACGTTCATATGTATTTCAACCTTATACATTAGTAAAAGATCACAGAACAAATTGTGATTCTGGAAATATTAAAGCTGTGATGGATGGAGATATTGATATTTTTATTAATGGATATTTAAGATGGAATAAAAATAGATAA
- a CDS encoding lysophospholipid acyltransferase family protein has protein sequence MKNFSYKLQFIIIMFFYKLILLLPEKLRFKFGDFLGIAMYKLVKKRRLIATTNLKMAFPEKNIKEIEQIAIESFKIMIKAFLCTLWFNQYLKDPNKVTIENREILDKAYSQNKGVIAALMHMGNMEAIIKAAEGYSVVTVAKEQRNPYLNKFINESRKNDLNLTVFSKNKSTSKELIKRLNNKEIFALFSDHRDKGAMINFFGMEAKAPTGAVSLALKFDIPLIWGYNYFRPDNSCVSVVRDFTLIKTENFKEDVINNTQRLITEMEEVIRKYPEQWMWFHDRWSLYSKLYKKRK, from the coding sequence ATGAAAAATTTTTCTTACAAATTACAGTTTATTATTATTATGTTCTTCTATAAGTTAATACTTTTACTGCCAGAAAAACTTAGATTCAAATTTGGAGATTTTTTGGGAATTGCCATGTATAAACTTGTAAAAAAAAGAAGACTTATTGCTACTACTAACCTTAAAATGGCTTTTCCTGAAAAAAATATAAAAGAGATTGAGCAAATAGCTATAGAATCTTTCAAAATAATGATAAAAGCTTTTCTTTGTACACTTTGGTTCAATCAATATTTAAAAGATCCTAATAAAGTTACTATAGAAAATAGGGAGATCCTAGATAAAGCTTACAGTCAAAATAAGGGAGTAATTGCAGCTCTAATGCATATGGGAAATATGGAGGCCATTATTAAAGCTGCCGAAGGTTATAGTGTTGTTACTGTTGCAAAAGAACAAAGAAATCCATATCTCAATAAATTTATAAATGAAAGTAGAAAAAACGATCTAAATCTTACTGTTTTCTCTAAGAACAAATCTACAAGTAAAGAGCTAATCAAACGTCTAAATAACAAAGAGATTTTTGCTCTTTTTAGTGATCATAGAGATAAAGGTGCTATGATAAATTTTTTTGGAATGGAAGCAAAAGCTCCTACTGGTGCTGTATCTTTAGCTTTAAAATTTGATATACCTTTAATTTGGGGTTATAATTACTTCAGACCTGATAACAGTTGTGTTTCTGTTGTAAGAGACTTTACTCTCATTAAAACTGAAAATTTCAAAGAAGATGTGATAAATAATACACAACGTCTTATTACAGAGATGGAAGAAGTGATAAGAAAATATCCTGAACAATGGATGTGGTTTCATGACAGATGGAGTCTATACAGCAAATTATATAAGAAAAGAAAATAG